A single region of the Ziziphus jujuba cultivar Dongzao chromosome 10, ASM3175591v1 genome encodes:
- the LOC107412569 gene encoding uncharacterized protein LOC107412569 isoform X1, giving the protein MKRKRGHKKGKAKGSSVSGGVSLKMESDSCLDNDNNNNNNESGMEVDTPSSTGTATDRAPYNVANINPDGSIDRDRDRTGLEKPVGRVKVKLRTPKTTVGSQLTSSDAPTHSDTDKSSPHLQMGSERHTAVAEKMEDSANSLPQFKVYTSGNLSKKAGSIKIKSSKVSGSTANQTKGDSPRHTEPKLPHQDPRFDKQELDTCLMVIKKVMKMDAAEPFNVPVNPVALGIPDYFDVIDTPMDFGTICSNLEKGVKYANSEDVFKDVQYIWDNCYKYNNKGDYILDLMRRVKKNFTKYWTAAGLYSGQPRGANALLISLMSGVDNIQENAGVSSKGKVYIKGGQSKKMARKGHGRRHKFDCLCAICVLKRRRREREENDRIAKSQTGADDNKLGRDLKQEESSLVESPSGDNSSSNMDESSVDPNEDAEVEQKGEVKKEESEQHYGSLAEKEEEEEEEDEEEGEEGDEEEDNEIEMKNEDNNERLEQQEKSREEPNCQSQLTMADKIAGIQTDTHKNDTLLGHEEGSVADQRKKHKEWRERHEKVKSEKLHFENPMLLDLCGILFPDKCKSKSIWSGPHSLVRNQSTTRASSVHAAINVLMK; this is encoded by the exons atgaagCGCAAACGTGGGCATAAGAAAGGGAAGGCCAAGGGGAGCTCTGTCTCAGGTGGTGTTAGTCTAAAAATGGAGAGCGATTCGTGTTTGGATaacgacaataataataataataatgaatctGGAATGGAGGTTGACACCCCTTCTTCCACGGGTACTGCTACTGATCGCGCTCCTTATAACGTTGCCAATATTAATCCCGACGGCTCCATTgatagagatagagatagaACAGGCTTGGAGAAGCCAGTTGGGCGTGTTAAAGTCAAGCTTCGAACTCCGAAAACCACCGTTGGCTCTCAGCTCACTTCTTCCGATGCACCCACACATAGCGATACTGATAAGAGTAGCCCCCATTTGCAAATGGGTTCCGAAAGACACACTGCGGTTGCTGAAAAAATGGAAGATAGTGCCAATTCGTTACCTCAATTTAAAGTGTATACATCTGGGAATTTATCCAAGAAAGCTGGGAGCATAAAGATTAAATCTTCCAAGGTTTCTGGGTCAACTGCTAACCAAACAAAGGGCGACAGTCCTCGCCACACAGAACCAAAGTTGCCTCATCAGGATCCTCGATTTGATAAGCAAGAATTAGATACTTGCTTGATG GTGATAAAGAAGGTAATGAAAATGGATGCTGCTGAACCCTTTAATGTCCCTGTGAATCCCGTTGCTCTGGGAATACCT GATTATTTTGATGTGATAGATACACCAATGGATTTTGGGACAATATGTAGCAATCTTGAAAAGGGTGTTAAGTATGCAAATTCTGAGGATGTTTTCAAAGATGTACAATACATTTGGGATAATTGTTACAAGTATAACAACAAGGGTGACTACATCTTGGACCTTATGAGGAGGGTAAAGAAGAATTTTACAAAGTATTGGACAGCAGCTGGTTTGTATAGTGGACAACCAAGAGGAGCTAATG CATTGTTAATCTCCCTCATGTCAGGTGTTGATAACATTCAGGAGAATGCTGGAGTATCCAGTAAGGGAAAAGTATACATAAAAGGTGGTCAGTCAAAGAAGATGGCACGAAAAGGTCATGG aaGGCGCCATAAATTCGATTGTTTGTGTGCTATCTGTGTTCTAAAGCGGCGTAGAAGAGAGCGTGAGGAAAATGATCGAATTGCTAAAAGCCAAACTGGAGCTGATGATAACAAACTTGGTCGGGATTTGAAGCAAGAG GAATCTTCACTCGTGGAGAGTCCTTCTGGTGATAATTCTTCATCAAATATGGATGAATCTTCAGTAGACCCAAATGAAGATGCTGAAGTGGAACAAAAAGGAGAAGTGAAAAAGGAGGAATCTGAGCAGCATTATGGCTCTTTGGCAGAGAAggaagaggaggaagaagaggaggatGAGGAAGAAGGGGAAGAGGGGGATGAAGAGGAAGATAATGAAATAGAGATGAAAAATGAAGACAACAATGAAAGACTAGAGCAGCAAGAAAAATCAAGGGAGGAGCCTAATTGTCAATCTCAGTTAACAATGGCAGATAAGATAGCTGGAATCCAAACTGATACTCACAAAAATGATACATTACTTGGGCATGAGGAAGGAAGTGTAGCAGATCAAAGAAAGAAGCATAAG GAATGGCGAGAAAGGCATGAGAAAGTTAAATCAGAGAAGTTGCATTTTGAAAATCCTATGCTTTTAGATTTATGTGGAATTCTATTCCCCGATAAGTGCAAGTCTAAGTCCATATGGAGTGGGCCCCATTCATTGGTTCGGAATCAGAGTACAACTCGTGCTAGTTCTGTTCATGCAGCCATTAATGTGCTTATGAAGTAG
- the LOC107412569 gene encoding bromodomain-containing factor 2 isoform X2 — MKRKRGHKKGKAKGSSVSGGVSLKMESDSCLDNDNNNNNNESGMEVDTPSSTGTATDRAPYNVANINPDGSIDRDRDRTGLEKPVGRVKVKLRTPKTTVGSQLTSSDAPTHSDTDKSSPHLQMGSERHTAVAEKMEDSANSLPQFKVYTSGNLSKKAGSIKIKSSKVSGSTANQTKGDSPRHTEPKLPHQDPRFDKQELDTCLMVIKKVMKMDAAEPFNVPVNPVALGIPDYFDVIDTPMDFGTICSNLEKGVKYANSEDVFKDVQYIWDNCYKYNNKGDYILDLMRRVKKNFTKYWTAAGLYSGQPRGANGVDNIQENAGVSSKGKVYIKGGQSKKMARKGHGRRHKFDCLCAICVLKRRRREREENDRIAKSQTGADDNKLGRDLKQEESSLVESPSGDNSSSNMDESSVDPNEDAEVEQKGEVKKEESEQHYGSLAEKEEEEEEEDEEEGEEGDEEEDNEIEMKNEDNNERLEQQEKSREEPNCQSQLTMADKIAGIQTDTHKNDTLLGHEEGSVADQRKKHKEWRERHEKVKSEKLHFENPMLLDLCGILFPDKCKSKSIWSGPHSLVRNQSTTRASSVHAAINVLMK, encoded by the exons atgaagCGCAAACGTGGGCATAAGAAAGGGAAGGCCAAGGGGAGCTCTGTCTCAGGTGGTGTTAGTCTAAAAATGGAGAGCGATTCGTGTTTGGATaacgacaataataataataataatgaatctGGAATGGAGGTTGACACCCCTTCTTCCACGGGTACTGCTACTGATCGCGCTCCTTATAACGTTGCCAATATTAATCCCGACGGCTCCATTgatagagatagagatagaACAGGCTTGGAGAAGCCAGTTGGGCGTGTTAAAGTCAAGCTTCGAACTCCGAAAACCACCGTTGGCTCTCAGCTCACTTCTTCCGATGCACCCACACATAGCGATACTGATAAGAGTAGCCCCCATTTGCAAATGGGTTCCGAAAGACACACTGCGGTTGCTGAAAAAATGGAAGATAGTGCCAATTCGTTACCTCAATTTAAAGTGTATACATCTGGGAATTTATCCAAGAAAGCTGGGAGCATAAAGATTAAATCTTCCAAGGTTTCTGGGTCAACTGCTAACCAAACAAAGGGCGACAGTCCTCGCCACACAGAACCAAAGTTGCCTCATCAGGATCCTCGATTTGATAAGCAAGAATTAGATACTTGCTTGATG GTGATAAAGAAGGTAATGAAAATGGATGCTGCTGAACCCTTTAATGTCCCTGTGAATCCCGTTGCTCTGGGAATACCT GATTATTTTGATGTGATAGATACACCAATGGATTTTGGGACAATATGTAGCAATCTTGAAAAGGGTGTTAAGTATGCAAATTCTGAGGATGTTTTCAAAGATGTACAATACATTTGGGATAATTGTTACAAGTATAACAACAAGGGTGACTACATCTTGGACCTTATGAGGAGGGTAAAGAAGAATTTTACAAAGTATTGGACAGCAGCTGGTTTGTATAGTGGACAACCAAGAGGAGCTAATG GTGTTGATAACATTCAGGAGAATGCTGGAGTATCCAGTAAGGGAAAAGTATACATAAAAGGTGGTCAGTCAAAGAAGATGGCACGAAAAGGTCATGG aaGGCGCCATAAATTCGATTGTTTGTGTGCTATCTGTGTTCTAAAGCGGCGTAGAAGAGAGCGTGAGGAAAATGATCGAATTGCTAAAAGCCAAACTGGAGCTGATGATAACAAACTTGGTCGGGATTTGAAGCAAGAG GAATCTTCACTCGTGGAGAGTCCTTCTGGTGATAATTCTTCATCAAATATGGATGAATCTTCAGTAGACCCAAATGAAGATGCTGAAGTGGAACAAAAAGGAGAAGTGAAAAAGGAGGAATCTGAGCAGCATTATGGCTCTTTGGCAGAGAAggaagaggaggaagaagaggaggatGAGGAAGAAGGGGAAGAGGGGGATGAAGAGGAAGATAATGAAATAGAGATGAAAAATGAAGACAACAATGAAAGACTAGAGCAGCAAGAAAAATCAAGGGAGGAGCCTAATTGTCAATCTCAGTTAACAATGGCAGATAAGATAGCTGGAATCCAAACTGATACTCACAAAAATGATACATTACTTGGGCATGAGGAAGGAAGTGTAGCAGATCAAAGAAAGAAGCATAAG GAATGGCGAGAAAGGCATGAGAAAGTTAAATCAGAGAAGTTGCATTTTGAAAATCCTATGCTTTTAGATTTATGTGGAATTCTATTCCCCGATAAGTGCAAGTCTAAGTCCATATGGAGTGGGCCCCATTCATTGGTTCGGAATCAGAGTACAACTCGTGCTAGTTCTGTTCATGCAGCCATTAATGTGCTTATGAAGTAG
- the LOC107412577 gene encoding uncharacterized protein LOC107412577 isoform X3 — MMTKYLLLVIKRIMKMDAAIPFNVPVDPVALRLPDYFDVVDTPMDFGTICKHLENGTKYMNSEDVLKDVQCIWKNCYKYYDKGNYILNLMKRVEENFMKYWTAAGLFTEERGTTHDLIAPVANKRKARGPTRNLKLAAIPQGEKFDIAWRNRRPVGANSQMFKTACTILVRQTREIPLQVKGWLEIPFDIKKKLFEHILERFKVEDQMKFVLGQIHRSYNNYRHYLKHWCYDTCKTIEEARANIPPNVNKDDWEYLVNLWSTPSYQEKSKRNKENSAKSTIVTRCGSKSFQQREEEEREKIGLEAGHTFAWKITSLGSDEQAANQISQEGRSQLKNLAAQVSEGASQMSEPESFGPRNPRQEHHYVNGATQRNLWGSSSSTVRELKKQLLQSEQQHKESEQNDAADVQFLKERVSQIEAHDHREGTMPRKLQGSFSSTLHKLKQQLLELERQHEDSEQHDAAEVQFLKEQFSLVEAHDNGDGTMSKKSQGSSSDTVHQLKKRLLELERHRKDSEHRNAAELQFLKEQVSLVEAHDYRDGTISKKSRGSASSTVHQLKKQLLEWECQCKESEQYNAAELQTLKKRASQVDEHDRGNGAIPKRLRGASSSIGDKLEKQLLEWERQRKESEQYNNAAELQSLKERASQVDEHGCGNGAIPKKLRGSSSSTVNELKKQLLESEHRREESDQRNAAEVQCLKEQVNRVEGLLSDQMNRFEGLITQMMSQMSSIPAQTESHTVDPPSSGGGRRRGRRQRR, encoded by the exons ATGATGACAAAATATCTCCTACTT GTGATTAAGAGAATTATGAAAATGGATGCGGCTATACCTTTCAATGTTCCCGTGGATCCCGTTGCATTAAGATTACCT GATTACTTTGATGTCGTAGATACGCCAATGGATtttggaacaatatgcaaacaTCTTGAAAATGGTACTAAGTACATGAATTCAGAGGATGTATTAAAGGATGTGCAATGCATTTGGAAGAATTGTTACAAGTATTATGATAAGGGTAACTATATTTTGAACCTTATGAAGCGGGTGGAGGAAAATTTCATGAAGTATTGGACAGCAGCTGGTTTGTTCACTGAAGAACGAGGGACAACTCATG ATTTGATAGCCCCAGTTGCCAACAAAAGGAAGGCCCGAGGACCCACCCGTAATCTTAAACTAGCAGCAATACCACAAGGGGAGAAATTTGATATTGCATGGAGGAACCGGAGACCAGTAGGTGCAAACTCCCAGATGTTTAAAACAGCATGTACAATCCTGGTTAGGCAAACTCGGGAAATACCCCTGCAGGTCAAGGGCTGGCTGGAAATAccatttgatattaaaaagaaGCTATTTGAACATATCTTG GAGCGCTTCAAGGTTGAAGATCAGATGAAATTTGTCTTAGGCCAGATCCATAGATCCTACAATAATTATCGTCATTACCTTAAGCACTGGTGCTATGATACATGTAAGACAATTGAGGAGGCGCGGGCAAATATACCGCCAAATGTCAACAAGGATGATTGGGAGTATCTTGTAAATTTATGGAGTACACCTTCATACCAG gaaaaaagcaAGAGAAACAAGGAGAATAGTGCCAAAAGTACCATTGTCACCAGATGTGGCTCCAAGAGTTTTCAGCAGCGAGAGGAGGAGGAA AGGGAGAAGATTGGACTTGAGGCTGGCCATACATTTGCGTGGAAGATCACCTCTTTGGGTTCTGATGAACAGGCTGCAAATCAAATTTCACAGGAGGGACGG TCACAGCTCAAAAATCTTGCCGCTCAAGTGTCCGAGGGGGCCTCACAGATGTCTGAACCTGAGAGTTTTGGCCCTCGGAATCCTAGGCAAGAACATCATTATGTAAATGGTGCCACCCAGAGAAATTTATGGGGCTCCTCTTCATCTACTGTTCGTGAACTCAAGAAGCAACTTTTGCAGTCAGAACAGCAACATAAGGAGTCTGAACAGAATGATGCTGCTGATGTACAGTTCTTAAAAGAGCGAGTGAGTCAGATCGAGGCACATGACCATAGGGAAGGTACCATGCCTAGAAAGTTACAAGGCTCTTTTTCATCTACTCTTCACAAACTCAAGCAGCAGCTTTTGGAGTTGGAACGTCAACATGAGGACTCCGAACAGCATGATGCAGCTGAGGTACAATTCTTGAAAGAACAATTTAGTCTGGTCGAGGCACATGATAATGGGGATGGAACAATGTCTAAAAAGTCACAGGGCTCATCTTCAGATACTGTTCACCAACTCAAGAAGCGGCTTTTGGAATTAGAACGTCATCGTAAGGACTCTGAACATCGTAATGCAGCTGAATTACAGTTCTTAAAAGAACAAGTGAGTCTGGTCGAGGCACATGACTATAGGGATGGTACAATCTCTAAAAAGTCACGTGGCTCTGCATCATCTACGGTTCACCAACTCAAGAAGCAGCTTTTGGAATGGGAATGTCAGTGTAAGGAATCTGAGCAGTATAATGCAGCTGAGTTACAGACCTTGAAAAAACGAGCAAGTCAGGTTGATGAACATGACCGTGGGAATGGTGCCATCCCTAAAAGGTTACGGGGCGCTTCTTCATCTATTGGTGACAAACTCGAGAAGCAGCTTTTGGAATGGGAACGTCAGCGGAAGGAATCTGAGCAGTATAATAATGCAGCTGAGTTACAGTCCTTGAAAGAACGAGCGAGTCAGGTTGATGAACATGGCTGTGGGAATGGTGCCATCCCTAAAAAGTTACGGGGCTCTTCTTCATCTACTGTTAATGAACTGAAGAAGCAACTTCTGGAATCAGAACACCGACGTGAGGAGTCTGATCAGCGTAATGCAGCCGAGGTACAGTGCTTGAAAGAACAAGTGAATCGTGTTGAGGGTTTGTTGTCTGACCAAATGAATCGGTTTGAAGGTTTGATCACCCAGATGATGAGTCAGATGTCCTCCATACCTGCTCAGACTGAAAGCCATACTGTGGATCCACCCTCCAGTGGTGGCG GGCGAAGACGTGGAAGACGCCAAAGAAGATAA
- the LOC107412571 gene encoding uncharacterized protein LOC107412571 — MTENSKHPLETDCQTITTQQLRPSKLAKTTDSSEDDLLSDDNQQQQQQPLSIADSHPPHMSAQNPKLQRYLVAIEYIGTRFSGSQKQPNCRTVVGVLEEAFHKFIGQPVSIFCSSRTDAGVHALSNVCHVDVERISKRKPGEVLPPHEPGVVQRAVNHFLQKNEGDIMVVDVRSVPPDFHARYKAQERTYFYRLMSGPEPLSTFEKDRAWHVPEELDLLAMEEACKVLVGLHDFSSFRAAGCQAKSPIRTLDELNVSEVVPTPYFPSIMERRQTSLSQKDPTHASLNNMWPSISVSSDDRLTCSNGAINVKFGLRRRHRCFVVTARARSFLYHQVRLLVGVLKSVGIGDLTTSDVKRILEARAVTAASPMAPACGLYLGDVKYDLP; from the exons ATGACAGAGAATTCCAAACATCCACTGGAAACTGACTGCCAAACCATTACCACCCAGCAGCTTAGGCCTTCAAAGCTCGCAAAAACCACCGACTCATCCGAAGACGATCTTCTCAGTGAcgacaaccaacaacaacaacaacaaccactCTCCATCGCTGATTCTCATCCACCACACATGTCTGCCCAAAATCCTAAACTTCAGCGTTATCTCGTCGCCATTGAGTACATTGGCACTCGCTTTTCCGGCTCTCAGAAGCAGCCCAATTGCCGTACTGTCGTCGGCGTTCTTGAG GAAGCTTTTCACAAATTTATCGGCCAACCGGTCTCCATTTTTTGCTCCAGTCGAACT GATGCAGGAGTGCACGCCCTATCAAATGTTTGTCATGTAGATGTGGAACGCATAAGCAAAAGGAAGCCTGGTGAAGTG TTACCACCTCATGAACCTGGTGTGGTCCAAAGAGCTGTTAACCATTTTTTACAG AAGAATGAAGGGGACATTATGGTAGTTGATGTTCGAAGTGTTCCGCCTGATTTTCATGCTAGATATAAAGCTCAAGAGCGCAC GTACTTTTATCGCTTGATGTCTGGGCCAGAACCACTGTCAACTTTTGAGAAAGACCGTGCATGGCATGTGCCTGAGGAGCTAGATCTTCTTGCTATGGAG GAAGCTTGTAAAGTTCTTGTTGGACTTCATGATTTTAGTTCCTTCAGGGCAGCTGGTTGTCAG GCAAAGTCACCTATAAGAACATTAGATGAACTAAATGTTTCTGAGGTGGTTCCAACTCCTTATTTTCCTTCTATAATGGAGAGAAGACAGACTAGTTTATCCCAGAAAGATCCTACTCATGCAAGCTTGAACAACATGTGGCCTTCAATTAGTGTTTCCAGTGATGACAGGTTAACATGCTCCAATGGTGcaataaatgtaaaatttgGGCTGAGAAGAAGACACAGATGCTTCGTTGTAACAGCACGGGCACGGTCTTTTCTTTACCACCAG GTCAGACTGCTGGTGGGTGTACTCAAATCGGTTGGCATTGGAGATTTAACAACATCCGATG TTAAAAGGATCCTGGAAGCAAGGGCCGTAACAGCTGCTAGTCCTATGGCACCTGCATGCGGTCTATATCTTGGAGATGTTAAATACGATCTGCCATGA